A genomic window from Leishmania mexicana MHOM/GT/2001/U1103 complete genome, chromosome 14 includes:
- a CDS encoding putative protein kinase, whose translation MALPPATLQSPAVPDGQQRLGWSGGSGHLSVTALDQSRTPLCSAERRVSLCDEGSALAAVSLSADASRPTAANFVKGELIGKGSYGAVYRGMQRSNNRIIAMKEIRLPGVVEQQLRQSEKLAATAALPAGVSSSPVLPASNSAKGESALAKEVAAIKRELTLLKQLNHPNIVRYLNDEVVDGTLRIYMDYVSGGSVTAALRSYGSFEEPQAAALCFQLLQGLAHMHRRGIIHRDLKGDNLLLETSSQLKIADLGTAKSICSSATMTTNIVGTAYFMAPEVLQPSSATVGTAADIWSVACCVIEMLTGKPPLSDLPNQFTVMMAIGGSATVPLDKYIPADNTWSSEVLDFISQCLRVNPAQRPTAVELLQHSWFAKLLNVTHMPSMSTPATLTSFVTPTAPSVERPLTLLPQRHMVSPICSPNLTAALTPGYGGLQYSAGQPESRNSSRASSRTSRERKGKRDKRASARRHTRYSPSGVTSVGSRHSQESSQASTPQYSSSTRTRDGSAQSASLTRSHSHPDRQHGSNSRRKVYAQIPGQGLLKDDSRQSSSSEYTMQHHTCTTGSGGGGDGGGDNKNRSAFLPAITHNGNVALSPCGYSLDVLRSNRSLRNSGSSREPTKAYSYTTDMENRNRDLLHLGQCLSDHQQPFSRDLADSSVQYGSVTKAGVDSGLSARGAGSHSMIDDLEGSGQRTLPPNISALPSTSCKNTRTSE comes from the coding sequence ATGGCGTTGCCACCTGCGACACTGCAGAGCCCGGCGGTGCCGGACGGGCAACAGCGCTTGGGTtggagcggcggcagcggccatcTCAGCGTCACCGCCCTGGACCAGTCGCGAACGCCGCTGTGCTCTGCGGAGCGCCGGGTAAGCTTATGTGACGAGGGCAGTGCCCTCGCTGCTGTCTCCCTGTCCGCCGACGCGTCGAGACCGACGGCGGCAAACTTTGTGAAGGGTGAGCTCATTGGGAAAGGCAGCTATGGCGCTGTGTACCGGgggatgcagcgcagcaacaacagaaTTATAGCAATGAAGGAGATTCGGCTGCCTGGCGtagtggagcagcagctgcggcagtcCGAAAAGCTGGCGGCTACGGCGGCGTTGCCTGCGGGTGTGTCGTCGTCTccggtgctgccggcgtcgaATTCAGCcaagggagagagcgcgttggcgaaggaggtggcggctaTCAAACGTGAGCTGACGCTTCTCAAGCAGCTGAACCACCCGAACATTGTCCGCTACCTGAACGACGAGGTCGTCGACGGCACGCTGCGCATATACATGGACTACGTctcgggcggcagcgtgaCGGCCGCGCTCAGGTCGTACGGCAGCTTTGAGGAGCCGCAGGCGGCCGCGCTGTGTtttcagctgctgcaggggcTCGCCCACATGCACCGCCGTGGCATCATTCACCGGGATTTGAAGGGTGACAACTTGCTGTTGGAGACGTCGAGTCAGCTCAAAATTGCGGATCTGGGCACTGCCAAGAGCATCTGCTCGtcggcgacgatgacgacaaATATCGTCGGAACGGCGTACTTTATGGCTCCGGAAGTACTGCagccgagcagcgccacggtagggacggcggcggatATCTGGTCCGTTGCCTGCTGCGTGATCGAGATGCTGACGGGCAAGCCACCGCTCTCTGACCTGCCGAATCAGTTCACGGTGATGATGGCGATTGGTGGCTCGGCCACGGTGCCTCTCGACAAGTACATTCCAGCTGACAACACGTGGTCCAGTGAGGTGCTCGACTTCATATCGCAATGCCTGCGCGTAAATCCGGCACAGAGGCCcacggcggtggagctgctgcagcacagctGGTTCGCGAAGCTTCTGAACGTGACGCACATGCCATCTATgtcgacgccggcgacgctCACCTCCTTTGTGACCCCCACCGCCCCGTCTGTTGAGCGCCCCCTCACCTTATTACCACAGCGACACATGGTGTCCCCAATATGCTCGCCTAACTTGACCGCGGCGCTCACACCAGGCTACGGTGGGCTACAGTATAGCGCCGGCCAACCGGAAAGTCGTAATagcagccgcgccagcagccgcaccagcaggGAGCGCAAAGGGAAGCGGGACAAGCGGGCCTCAgcgcggcgccacacacgctACTCGCCCAGCGGCGTCACGAGCGTGGGATCGCGCCACTCACAAGAAAGTTCTCAGGCGAGCACGCCGCagtacagcagcagcactcgtACTCGCGACGGATCAGCGCAGAGCGCTTCCTTGACGCGGTCACACAGCCATCCGGATAGGCAGCACGGCTCCAACTCGAGGCGCAAGGTTTATGCGCAAATTCCGGGTCAGGGACTTCTCAAGGACGACTCTCGGCAAagctccagcagcgagtACACGATGCAGCACCACACGTGCACCACCGGTAGTGGTGggggcggtgacggcggcggggaTAACAAAAACAGAAGTGCCTTCCTCCCTGCCATCACGCACAACGGAAACGTAGCACTATCGCCGTGCGGCTACTCCCTCGACGTCTTGCGTAGCAACCGATCGCTGAGAAACAGCGGAAGCTCGCGCGAGCCGACGAAGGCTTACTCGTACACCACCGATATGGAGAACAGGAACCGCGACTTGCTGCACCTCGGCCAATGCCTAAGCGACCATCAGCAGCCCTTCTCCCGCGACTTGGCCGACTCGTCTGTGCAGTACGGAAGCGTCACCAAGGCCGGTGTGGATAGCGGATTGAGCGCCCGTGGTGCTGGGAGCCACAGCATGATCGACGACCTGGAAGGCTCCGGTCAGCGGACGCTGCCCCCCAACATCTCCGCACTCCCCTCGACCTCGTGCAAGAacacgcgcaccagcgaGTGA